The following are from one region of the Quercus robur chromosome 1, dhQueRobu3.1, whole genome shotgun sequence genome:
- the LOC126716056 gene encoding putative disease resistance protein At3g14460 isoform X4 produces MAATLVGGAFLSATLQVLFDRMASQEVVKFIRGRKVPATLLTKLKTWCLTLNKVLNDAEEKEITDTNVKEWVDELKDAVYHAEDLLDEIATEALRCQVEADFVTRTSKVRNFISTSFDQFGRKLESKIQEVVDKLENLDSQINAIGLREGVEGRSSQRVPTTSLVDPETIIYGRDDDEKAIVNLLLSNDVASNNHSTGVIPIVGMGGVGKTTLARQIYNNQKIIEHFSLKAWVCVSEEFDVPKITKKILESVSPQKHDHTDFNKIQTELKNYLMGKKCLLILDDVWNENYDDWALLSIPFKYGTSGSRIIVTTRNRSVALIMRPIQIFNLNKLSEEDCWLLFANHAFENGKSNAYPELERIGEEIIKKCDGLPLAAKALGCLLHSKLDVEEWNKILKSEIWSLPNDGGNVLPALRLSYNYLPSHLKRCFAYCSIFPKNYLFKMEELVQLWMGEGFLQQHNKNEEMEDIGAEYFLDLVSRSLLQRSNGNKLCFLMHDLVHDLAKSVSGKFCFRSEGDNTNKIIEKTRHFSYLRTTYDIPEKFTALCKAKNLRTFIALEMKKEDKDEDNKVLKFYLTKKVQHDLLLTLRFLRVLSLSHYCNIELPELIGDFKHLRYLDVSFTGIEKLPKSTCMLPNLQTLNLSGCKFLVKLPRNMRNLINLRHLYISGTSIKNMPIHMGRLQCLQTLTKFVVGKDIGFRIEELGKLSNLRGVIVISNLQNVINSTNALEAKLKDKEHLKELTLEWDAANDVISRSERDVLNNLQPHTSLTMLVIKNYNDTSFPNWVGDSSFSNITVVHLNSCRNCSSLPSLGQLPSLLDLFVFGFDEVVTVDANFYGSGSYTATPFQSLKILRFKAMSKWEEWSPYHKEGKDEEAFPSLQELYLEECPKLSGSLPKHLPSLTELGIEECEQLETSLPTAPFIRKLVVRNCNVELLKKLPPTLHDLTIIGFENLESLPEGVMDHNHSVEKLFISEFPVLKSLPRGGLSSPTTLKYLFIRNCKELEFPMYPCYSSLVGLIIEYSCNPLKSFPLDIFPKLRYLVIEGCRNMESLSVSEGHHLTDLLRLKIKNCPHFVAFPSGGLSVPNLSELEVSNCSLLNSLPENMHAFLPSLQFLDIINCPQIESFPKGGLPSNLISLRISDCKKLICNRMEWGLQRLQSLKRLAFINYDRGCWDVESFPEEYLLPTTVTHLYITGFGNLRTLDNNGFQHLTSLQYLSLEDCPKLKHMPGEGLPVTISNVKIITCPLLTKRLQRKKGKEWRNIAHTPFIEIIERNTSNKANQTTLVS; encoded by the exons atggcTGCGACCCTAGTAGGAGGAGCATTTCTGTCTGCAACCCTTCAAGTGTTATTTGACAGGATGGCATCTCAGGAGGTCGTGAAGTTCATCCGAGGAAGAAAAGTCCCTGCTACACTACTAACAAAGCTGAAGACATGGTGTCTTACCCTTAACAAAGTGCTCAATGACGCAGAGGAAAAGGAAATCACAGACACAAATGTCAAAGAGTGGGTTGATGAGCTTAAGGATGCTGTCTATCACGCAGAGGACCTTTTGGATGAGATCGCTACTGAAGCTTTGCGGTGCCAAGTGGAAGCTGATTTTGTAACCCGTACGAGTAAGGTACGTAACTTCATCTCTACTTCATTTGATCAGTTTGGGAGAAAACTAGAATCAAAGATACAAGAAGTCGTAGATAAGCTGGAAAATCTAGATTCACAAATAAATGCTATAGGTCTGAGAGAAGGTGTTGAAGGGAGATCTTCCCAAAGAGTGCCCACAACTTCTCTGGTAGATCCAGAAACTATAATTTACGGTAGGGATGATGATGAAAAGGCAATAGTCAACTTGCTGCTCTCAAACGATGTAGCAAGCAACAACCACTCAACTGGAGTGATTCCCATTGTGGGCATGGGTGGGGTTGGAAAGACAACCCTTGCTCGTCAAATctacaacaaccaaaaaatcatAGAACATTTCAGCCTTAAagcatgggtttgtgtttcagAAGAATTTGACGTTCCTAagataactaaaaaaattcttGAGTCTGTCAGTCCACAAAAACATGATCACACTGACTTCAATAAGATCCAAACTGAATTGAAGAATTATTTGATGGGAAAGAAATGTTTACTGATTCTTGATGATGTATGGAATGAAAATTATGATGATTGGGCTCTCTTGAGTATTCCCTTTAAATATGGAACATCGGGAAGTAGAATTATAGTGACAACACGCAACAGAAGTGTTGCATTGATCATGCGCcctattcaaatttttaatcttaataaattatcagaagaagattgttggctatTATTTGCAAATCATGCCTTTGAAAATGGAAAATCTAATGCATATCCTGAATTAGAGAGAATTGGTGAAGAAATCATTAAGAAGTGTGACGGTCTGCCATTGGCAGCAAAAGCACTCGGTTGTCTATTGCACTCTAAATTAGATGTAGAGGAAtggaataaaattttgaaaagcgAAATTTGGAGTCTGCCTAACGATGGGGGTAATGTTCTTCCAGCTTTAAGATTAAGTTACAATTACCTACCCTCACATTTAAAGCGATGTTTTGCATATTGTTCGATCTTCCCAAAGAATTATCTATTCAAAATGGAAGAACTTGTTCAGTTGTGGATGGGAGAGGGCTTCTTGCAACAACACAACAAGAATGAAGAAATGGAAGATATAGGTGCTGAGTACTTCCTTGATTTAGTATCAAGGTCACTTTTACAACGATCAAATGGAAACAAATTGTGCTTTCTAATGCATGACCTAGTCCATGATTTAGCTAAATCTGTATCTGgcaaattttgttttagatcagAAGGGGATaacacaaacaaaattatagaaaaaactCGTCATTTTTCCTACTTAAGAACCACGTATGACATCCCAGAGAAGTTTACAGCTTTGTGCAAAGCTAAAAATTTACGCACCTTCATTGcgttagaaatgaaaaaagaagacaaagatGAAGATAATAAGGTTTTGAAGTTCTACTTAACAAAAAAGGTACAACATGATCTATTATTGACACTAAGATTCTTACGTGTGCTCTCTCTTTCACATTATTGTAATATAGAGTTGCCAGAGTTAATTGGAGATTTCAAACATCTACGCTATTTAGATGTCTCTTTTACTGGGATTGAGAAATTGCCTAAGTCTACATGTATGTTGCCCAACTTACAAACGTTGAATTTATCAGGATGCAAATTTCTAGTTAAGTTGCCAAGAAATATGAGAAATCTCATTAATTTGCGTCATCTTTATATTAGTGGAACTAGCATTAAAAATATGCCAATACATATGGGTCGTTTACAATGTCTTCAGACTTTGACCAAATTTGTTGTCGGCAAGGACATTGGATTCCGAATTGAAGAGTTAGGAAAACTTTCAAATCTTCGAGGAGTCATTGTGATATCGAATCTCCAGAATGTGATAAACTCGACTAATGCTTTGGAAGCAAAGTTGAAGGATAAGGAGCACCTTAAGGAGCTAACATTGGAGTGGGATGCTGCCAATGATGTTATTTCTCGAAGTGAAAGAGACGTACTCAACAATCTGCAGCCTCATACGAGCTTAACAATGCTTGTTATCAAGAATTACAATGACACAAGCTTTCCAAATTGGGTTGGAGATagttcattttcaaatataacCGTTGTTCATCTAAACTCTTGTAGAAATTGCTCTAGTTTGCCATCACTTGGACAACTCCCCTCTCTTCTTGACCTCTTCGTTTTTGGGTTTGATGAAGTTGTTACCGTGGATGCTAACTTTTATGGTAGCGGTTCTTATACTGCTACACCATTTCAATCACTGAAAATATTGAGATTTAAGGCAATGTCGAAGTGGGAGGAATGGTCTCCTTATCACAAAGAAGGCAAAGATGAAGAAGCTTTTCCGAGTCTCCAAGAGCTTTATCTTGAAGAATGTCCAAAACTAAGTGGAAGCTTGCCCAAGCACCTACCTTCTTTAACCGAACTTGGGATTGAGGAATGTGAACAGCTTGAGACTTCTCTCCCTACTGCTCCTTTTATTCGTAAATTAGTAGTAAGGAATTGTAATGTTGAGTTGTTGAAAAAATTGCCACCCACGTTGCACGACCTCACAATAATCGGATTCGAAAACCTGGAGTCTCTGCCAGAGGGAGTGATGGACCACAACCACTCTGTTGAAAAGTTATTTATCTCTGAATTTCCTGTGCTCAAGTCTCTTCCTCGTGGTGGTCTATCCAGTCCCACTACACTAAAATATCTTTTTATCCGTAATTGTAAGGAATTGGAATTCCCGATGTACCCCTGCTATTCTTCCCTTGTCGGACTGATTATAGAATATAGCTGTAATCCTCTGAAGTCATTTCCATTGGACATCTTCCCGAAGCTTCGTTATCTCGTAATCGAAGGGTGTAGGAACATGGAGTCCCTTTCAGTTTCGGAGGGACATCACCTAACTGATCTCCTACGGTTGAAAATCAAAAATTGCCCTCATTTTGTAGCTTTTCCCAGTGGAGGATTGTCGGTCCCCAATCTCTCAGAATTAGAAGTCAGTAATTGCTCTCTTCTCAATTCACTCCCAGAAAACATGCACGCGTTTCTCCCGTCTCTTCAATTTTTGGATATCATTAATTGTCCACAAATTGAGTCTTTTCCGAAAGGTGGTCTGCCATCCAATCTAATTTCTTTAAGAATCAGCGACTGCAAAAAACTAATTTGCAATAGAATGGAGTGGGGCTTGCAAAGACTGCAGTCTCTTAAAAGATTAGCATTCATAAATTATGATCGTGGTTGCTGGGATGTGGAGTCCTTTCCGGAGGAGTATTTACTGCCCACAACTGTTACCCATCTTTACATCActggatttggaaatttgagAACGTTGGACAACAACGGGTTTCAACAC CTTACCTCTCTTCAATATTTGTCCTTGGAAGACTGCCCGAAGCTCAAGCACATGCCAGGAGAGGGGCTGCCTGTCACAATCTCGAATGTAAAGATCATTACATGTCCTTTGTTGACGAAACGATTGCAAAGGAAGAAGGGAAAAGAGTGGCGCAACATTGCTCACACCCCCTTCATAGAAATCATTGAGCGCAACACATCAAATAAAGCAAATCAG ACGACCTTAGTTTCTTGA
- the LOC126716056 gene encoding putative disease resistance protein At3g14460 isoform X1: MAATLVGGAFLSATLQVLFDRMASQEVVKFIRGRKVPATLLTKLKTWCLTLNKVLNDAEEKEITDTNVKEWVDELKDAVYHAEDLLDEIATEALRCQVEADFVTRTSKVRNFISTSFDQFGRKLESKIQEVVDKLENLDSQINAIGLREGVEGRSSQRVPTTSLVDPETIIYGRDDDEKAIVNLLLSNDVASNNHSTGVIPIVGMGGVGKTTLARQIYNNQKIIEHFSLKAWVCVSEEFDVPKITKKILESVSPQKHDHTDFNKIQTELKNYLMGKKCLLILDDVWNENYDDWALLSIPFKYGTSGSRIIVTTRNRSVALIMRPIQIFNLNKLSEEDCWLLFANHAFENGKSNAYPELERIGEEIIKKCDGLPLAAKALGCLLHSKLDVEEWNKILKSEIWSLPNDGGNVLPALRLSYNYLPSHLKRCFAYCSIFPKNYLFKMEELVQLWMGEGFLQQHNKNEEMEDIGAEYFLDLVSRSLLQRSNGNKLCFLMHDLVHDLAKSVSGKFCFRSEGDNTNKIIEKTRHFSYLRTTYDIPEKFTALCKAKNLRTFIALEMKKEDKDEDNKVLKFYLTKKVQHDLLLTLRFLRVLSLSHYCNIELPELIGDFKHLRYLDVSFTGIEKLPKSTCMLPNLQTLNLSGCKFLVKLPRNMRNLINLRHLYISGTSIKNMPIHMGRLQCLQTLTKFVVGKDIGFRIEELGKLSNLRGVIVISNLQNVINSTNALEAKLKDKEHLKELTLEWDAANDVISRSERDVLNNLQPHTSLTMLVIKNYNDTSFPNWVGDSSFSNITVVHLNSCRNCSSLPSLGQLPSLLDLFVFGFDEVVTVDANFYGSGSYTATPFQSLKILRFKAMSKWEEWSPYHKEGKDEEAFPSLQELYLEECPKLSGSLPKHLPSLTELGIEECEQLETSLPTAPFIRKLVVRNCNVELLKKLPPTLHDLTIIGFENLESLPEGVMDHNHSVEKLFISEFPVLKSLPRGGLSSPTTLKYLFIRNCKELEFPMYPCYSSLVGLIIEYSCNPLKSFPLDIFPKLRYLVIEGCRNMESLSVSEGHHLTDLLRLKIKNCPHFVAFPSGGLSVPNLSELEVSNCSLLNSLPENMHAFLPSLQFLDIINCPQIESFPKGGLPSNLISLRISDCKKLICNRMEWGLQRLQSLKRLAFINYDRGCWDVESFPEEYLLPTTVTHLYITGFGNLRTLDNNGFQHLNSLQYLSLEDCPKLKHMPEEGLPVTISNVKIITCPLLTKRLQRKKGKEWSNIAHTPFIEIIERNQLSIDGESRRTFLS, encoded by the exons atggcTGCGACCCTAGTAGGAGGAGCATTTCTGTCTGCAACCCTTCAAGTGTTATTTGACAGGATGGCATCTCAGGAGGTCGTGAAGTTCATCCGAGGAAGAAAAGTCCCTGCTACACTACTAACAAAGCTGAAGACATGGTGTCTTACCCTTAACAAAGTGCTCAATGACGCAGAGGAAAAGGAAATCACAGACACAAATGTCAAAGAGTGGGTTGATGAGCTTAAGGATGCTGTCTATCACGCAGAGGACCTTTTGGATGAGATCGCTACTGAAGCTTTGCGGTGCCAAGTGGAAGCTGATTTTGTAACCCGTACGAGTAAGGTACGTAACTTCATCTCTACTTCATTTGATCAGTTTGGGAGAAAACTAGAATCAAAGATACAAGAAGTCGTAGATAAGCTGGAAAATCTAGATTCACAAATAAATGCTATAGGTCTGAGAGAAGGTGTTGAAGGGAGATCTTCCCAAAGAGTGCCCACAACTTCTCTGGTAGATCCAGAAACTATAATTTACGGTAGGGATGATGATGAAAAGGCAATAGTCAACTTGCTGCTCTCAAACGATGTAGCAAGCAACAACCACTCAACTGGAGTGATTCCCATTGTGGGCATGGGTGGGGTTGGAAAGACAACCCTTGCTCGTCAAATctacaacaaccaaaaaatcatAGAACATTTCAGCCTTAAagcatgggtttgtgtttcagAAGAATTTGACGTTCCTAagataactaaaaaaattcttGAGTCTGTCAGTCCACAAAAACATGATCACACTGACTTCAATAAGATCCAAACTGAATTGAAGAATTATTTGATGGGAAAGAAATGTTTACTGATTCTTGATGATGTATGGAATGAAAATTATGATGATTGGGCTCTCTTGAGTATTCCCTTTAAATATGGAACATCGGGAAGTAGAATTATAGTGACAACACGCAACAGAAGTGTTGCATTGATCATGCGCcctattcaaatttttaatcttaataaattatcagaagaagattgttggctatTATTTGCAAATCATGCCTTTGAAAATGGAAAATCTAATGCATATCCTGAATTAGAGAGAATTGGTGAAGAAATCATTAAGAAGTGTGACGGTCTGCCATTGGCAGCAAAAGCACTCGGTTGTCTATTGCACTCTAAATTAGATGTAGAGGAAtggaataaaattttgaaaagcgAAATTTGGAGTCTGCCTAACGATGGGGGTAATGTTCTTCCAGCTTTAAGATTAAGTTACAATTACCTACCCTCACATTTAAAGCGATGTTTTGCATATTGTTCGATCTTCCCAAAGAATTATCTATTCAAAATGGAAGAACTTGTTCAGTTGTGGATGGGAGAGGGCTTCTTGCAACAACACAACAAGAATGAAGAAATGGAAGATATAGGTGCTGAGTACTTCCTTGATTTAGTATCAAGGTCACTTTTACAACGATCAAATGGAAACAAATTGTGCTTTCTAATGCATGACCTAGTCCATGATTTAGCTAAATCTGTATCTGgcaaattttgttttagatcagAAGGGGATaacacaaacaaaattatagaaaaaactCGTCATTTTTCCTACTTAAGAACCACGTATGACATCCCAGAGAAGTTTACAGCTTTGTGCAAAGCTAAAAATTTACGCACCTTCATTGcgttagaaatgaaaaaagaagacaaagatGAAGATAATAAGGTTTTGAAGTTCTACTTAACAAAAAAGGTACAACATGATCTATTATTGACACTAAGATTCTTACGTGTGCTCTCTCTTTCACATTATTGTAATATAGAGTTGCCAGAGTTAATTGGAGATTTCAAACATCTACGCTATTTAGATGTCTCTTTTACTGGGATTGAGAAATTGCCTAAGTCTACATGTATGTTGCCCAACTTACAAACGTTGAATTTATCAGGATGCAAATTTCTAGTTAAGTTGCCAAGAAATATGAGAAATCTCATTAATTTGCGTCATCTTTATATTAGTGGAACTAGCATTAAAAATATGCCAATACATATGGGTCGTTTACAATGTCTTCAGACTTTGACCAAATTTGTTGTCGGCAAGGACATTGGATTCCGAATTGAAGAGTTAGGAAAACTTTCAAATCTTCGAGGAGTCATTGTGATATCGAATCTCCAGAATGTGATAAACTCGACTAATGCTTTGGAAGCAAAGTTGAAGGATAAGGAGCACCTTAAGGAGCTAACATTGGAGTGGGATGCTGCCAATGATGTTATTTCTCGAAGTGAAAGAGACGTACTCAACAATCTGCAGCCTCATACGAGCTTAACAATGCTTGTTATCAAGAATTACAATGACACAAGCTTTCCAAATTGGGTTGGAGATagttcattttcaaatataacCGTTGTTCATCTAAACTCTTGTAGAAATTGCTCTAGTTTGCCATCACTTGGACAACTCCCCTCTCTTCTTGACCTCTTCGTTTTTGGGTTTGATGAAGTTGTTACCGTGGATGCTAACTTTTATGGTAGCGGTTCTTATACTGCTACACCATTTCAATCACTGAAAATATTGAGATTTAAGGCAATGTCGAAGTGGGAGGAATGGTCTCCTTATCACAAAGAAGGCAAAGATGAAGAAGCTTTTCCGAGTCTCCAAGAGCTTTATCTTGAAGAATGTCCAAAACTAAGTGGAAGCTTGCCCAAGCACCTACCTTCTTTAACCGAACTTGGGATTGAGGAATGTGAACAGCTTGAGACTTCTCTCCCTACTGCTCCTTTTATTCGTAAATTAGTAGTAAGGAATTGTAATGTTGAGTTGTTGAAAAAATTGCCACCCACGTTGCACGACCTCACAATAATCGGATTCGAAAACCTGGAGTCTCTGCCAGAGGGAGTGATGGACCACAACCACTCTGTTGAAAAGTTATTTATCTCTGAATTTCCTGTGCTCAAGTCTCTTCCTCGTGGTGGTCTATCCAGTCCCACTACACTAAAATATCTTTTTATCCGTAATTGTAAGGAATTGGAATTCCCGATGTACCCCTGCTATTCTTCCCTTGTCGGACTGATTATAGAATATAGCTGTAATCCTCTGAAGTCATTTCCATTGGACATCTTCCCGAAGCTTCGTTATCTCGTAATCGAAGGGTGTAGGAACATGGAGTCCCTTTCAGTTTCGGAGGGACATCACCTAACTGATCTCCTACGGTTGAAAATCAAAAATTGCCCTCATTTTGTAGCTTTTCCCAGTGGAGGATTGTCGGTCCCCAATCTCTCAGAATTAGAAGTCAGTAATTGCTCTCTTCTCAATTCACTCCCAGAAAACATGCACGCGTTTCTCCCGTCTCTTCAATTTTTGGATATCATTAATTGTCCACAAATTGAGTCTTTTCCGAAAGGTGGTCTGCCATCCAATCTAATTTCTTTAAGAATCAGCGACTGCAAAAAACTAATTTGCAATAGAATGGAGTGGGGCTTGCAAAGACTGCAGTCTCTTAAAAGATTAGCATTCATAAATTATGATCGTGGTTGCTGGGATGTGGAGTCCTTTCCGGAGGAGTATTTACTGCCCACAACTGTTACCCATCTTTACATCActggatttggaaatttgagAACGTTGGACAACAACGGGTTTCAACACCTTAACTCTCTTCAATATTTGTCCTTGGAAGACTGCCCGAAGCTCAAGCACATGCCAGAAGAGGGGCTGCCTGTCACAATCTCGAACGTAAAGATCATTACATGTCCTTTGTTGACGAAACGATTGCAAAGGAAGAAGGGAAAAGAGTGGAGCAACATTGCTCACACCCCCTTCATAGAAATCATTGAGCGCAATCAG TTGTCCATCGATGGTGAATCGAGAAGAACatttctctcttga